From a region of the Flavobacterium sediminilitoris genome:
- a CDS encoding TonB-dependent receptor — MKLQFLLSFLFISLYSFGQTGTVTGVILDKEFNNEPLPFANIVIKGTTIGTSTDDMGKYTLSVKPGSYVLEIGYLGYETKEIPFTIKAGEKKVINHTLEASGVQLQDVVITHSVTKESEQALLQEQQKAVEIKQAIGAEEISKKGISDVASAVTKTTGITKQEGSGNIYVRGLGDRYNTTTMNGLPLPSNNPTKKNISLDIFSTDIVEYIGIDKTFNYKNYGDFAGANIDIVSKNYKGSGTLEIGTGFGVNSNAIKQDKFYLQDGPSFHGFSNQKYPNSPFSGYNFNTSWDKRAQTPINSSFYLRGGDSYSVSENGKLSFFINSSFDNGYTFKEGVSRGSVNVQGIAKRDLFKQSYNYQTNTNLMANVNYKINNNNNLRFNSMYINSSNQKHEEYTGIIDIFDIAANGGGFIRRSTFERTSLLVNQLLGEHTFSDRIDLNWGTSYNMMKNIVPDRMQNTFIPVNDNGDLSNIKVAENNQSENHRYYQEMTDDEVAANANLSYKFSKDSDKYKGKVIAGYSIRYKKLNFDATQFNFDIQTVAQPTIDLNNIDGYFNQNNFNAGLFVIETFNGGLGDPNALNPQNFNGQQIISAGYGAIEYQFNPKLYVIAGFRSEFIIQDIKYKTALAPQGGKKNFDTMEYLPMITAKYELNEKQNLKIAASKTYTLPQFKERAPFQFEEVNQVYFGNPYLYNSTDYNFDLKWEFFPKSGEIISLTTFGKYIQNPINEVTVASATNDISYVNSGEKAIGLGAEIEFRKNILSRENLSTNEKTNLSFGLNISYMNTNQDFDKEKVLNETEGTINVAFTEKEGKLTGASDLLINSDISFSKDFKNDSGLQSTLAFSYFSDRNFAIGSYGKGNLIDSKVGTFDFVLKYKLNKNLGLGFTVKNITNPTIERYQDIQNVVVDSYKKGQNYSFSLKYEF, encoded by the coding sequence ATGAAACTACAATTTTTATTAAGCTTTTTATTTATTAGCCTTTACTCTTTCGGCCAAACAGGAACAGTAACAGGAGTTATTTTAGATAAAGAATTCAACAACGAGCCATTACCTTTTGCTAATATAGTAATAAAAGGAACAACAATTGGCACTTCAACAGATGACATGGGAAAATATACACTATCTGTTAAGCCAGGAAGTTATGTTTTAGAAATTGGATATCTAGGTTACGAAACAAAAGAAATCCCTTTTACAATTAAAGCTGGAGAAAAAAAAGTAATTAATCACACACTTGAAGCAAGTGGTGTTCAATTACAAGATGTAGTAATAACACATTCTGTAACTAAAGAAAGCGAGCAAGCTTTACTACAAGAGCAACAAAAAGCGGTTGAAATCAAACAAGCGATAGGAGCTGAAGAGATTTCTAAAAAAGGTATTAGCGATGTAGCATCGGCAGTAACTAAAACAACAGGAATTACAAAACAAGAAGGTTCAGGAAACATTTATGTTCGTGGATTAGGAGATCGATATAACACTACTACAATGAATGGATTGCCATTACCATCTAACAATCCAACTAAAAAGAATATTAGCTTAGATATTTTCTCTACAGATATTGTTGAATATATTGGCATTGATAAAACATTCAATTACAAAAATTATGGTGATTTTGCAGGAGCAAACATTGATATTGTTTCTAAAAATTACAAAGGTAGCGGAACACTAGAAATAGGAACTGGTTTTGGAGTAAACTCAAATGCAATTAAACAAGACAAATTCTATTTACAAGATGGTCCAAGTTTTCATGGATTCAGCAATCAAAAATATCCTAACAGCCCTTTTAGTGGTTACAATTTTAATACCAGTTGGGACAAAAGAGCTCAAACACCAATAAATAGCTCATTTTATTTAAGAGGAGGCGATTCATATTCAGTAAGTGAAAATGGAAAATTAAGCTTCTTTATCAATTCTTCTTTCGACAATGGATATACATTTAAAGAAGGAGTTTCAAGAGGAAGTGTTAATGTACAAGGGATTGCAAAAAGAGATTTATTTAAGCAATCATATAATTATCAAACAAACACTAATTTGATGGCTAACGTCAATTATAAAATAAACAACAATAACAATTTACGCTTTAATTCCATGTATATCAATTCTTCTAATCAAAAACACGAAGAATATACAGGAATAATTGACATTTTTGATATTGCTGCAAATGGTGGTGGATTTATTAGACGTTCTACTTTTGAAAGAACATCTTTATTAGTAAATCAACTACTTGGAGAACATACATTTTCAGATAGAATTGATTTAAACTGGGGAACATCATACAACATGATGAAAAATATTGTTCCAGACAGAATGCAGAATACTTTTATTCCTGTTAATGATAATGGAGATTTGTCAAATATAAAAGTTGCTGAAAATAATCAATCTGAAAACCACAGATATTATCAAGAAATGACTGATGATGAAGTTGCTGCTAATGCTAATTTATCTTATAAATTCAGTAAAGATAGTGATAAATACAAAGGAAAAGTAATTGCAGGATATAGTATAAGATATAAGAAATTAAATTTTGATGCAACACAATTTAACTTTGACATTCAAACCGTCGCGCAACCAACAATCGACTTAAATAACATTGATGGCTATTTCAATCAAAACAACTTCAATGCTGGGTTATTTGTGATAGAAACGTTTAATGGTGGATTAGGAGATCCTAATGCTCTTAACCCTCAAAATTTTAATGGCCAACAAATTATTTCTGCTGGTTATGGAGCTATTGAATATCAATTCAATCCAAAACTATATGTAATTGCGGGTTTCCGTTCTGAATTTATCATTCAAGATATCAAATACAAAACAGCTCTTGCTCCACAAGGAGGAAAAAAGAACTTTGACACAATGGAATATTTGCCAATGATTACTGCAAAATATGAACTTAATGAAAAACAAAACTTAAAAATTGCAGCAAGTAAAACATATACATTACCACAGTTTAAAGAAAGAGCTCCTTTCCAATTTGAAGAAGTAAATCAAGTATATTTTGGTAATCCATATTTATATAACTCTACAGATTACAATTTCGATTTAAAATGGGAATTTTTTCCTAAAAGCGGAGAAATTATCTCTTTAACAACTTTTGGAAAATACATTCAAAATCCAATAAACGAAGTAACTGTTGCTTCTGCTACAAATGATATTTCTTATGTAAACTCTGGCGAAAAAGCAATTGGATTAGGAGCTGAAATTGAATTCAGAAAAAATATTCTTTCAAGAGAAAACCTTTCTACAAATGAAAAAACAAATCTTTCTTTTGGATTAAATATATCATACATGAATACAAATCAAGATTTTGATAAAGAAAAAGTTTTAAATGAAACAGAAGGAACTATCAATGTTGCGTTCACAGAAAAAGAAGGAAAACTAACAGGTGCCTCAGATCTATTAATAAATTCAGACATTAGTTTTAGTAAAGATTTTAAAAATGATTCTGGACTACAATCAACATTAGCTTTTAGTTATTTTTCAGATAGAAACTTTGCTATTGGTTCTTATGGAAAAGGGAACCTTATTGATAGTAAAGTAGGAACATTCGATTTTGTTTTAAAATATAAATTAAACAAAAACTTAGGCCTAGGTTTTACTGTCAAAAATATTACAAACCCTACAATTGAGCGTTACCAAGACATTCAAAACGTAGTAGTAGATTCATATAAGAAAGGCCAAAATTATAGTTTTTCGTTAAAATACGAATTCTAA